The following are from one region of the Phormidium sp. PBR-2020 genome:
- the trpD gene encoding anthranilate phosphoribosyltransferase, whose amino-acid sequence MVDASTSAATLNPSVLLQQLLDGQSLTRSQASQLMQGWLNEEIPPVLSGAILAALQAKGVDREELVGMAQVLQSLSHATTEAPLPEPRIDTCGTGGDGASTFNISTSVAFVAAAAGVTVVKHGNRSASSKVGSADVLEALGINLQAPSERIEAAVSEVGVTFLFAPGWHPAMKAVVPLRKTLKVRTVFNLLGPLVNPLRPTGQVMGVYDPSLLSILAGALGQLGTQRAIVLHGRERLDEAGLADITDLAVLEGGQVTSQELNPQELGLTLAPTEALRGGEIEENTEILRSLLQGKGTPAQQDVVALNTALALQVAGTVPMGDTTGGIAIARDILKSGAAWDKLEALVRFLKP is encoded by the coding sequence ATGGTTGACGCTTCAACATCTGCGGCTACTCTGAATCCTTCTGTTTTGCTCCAACAACTGCTCGATGGTCAGTCCCTGACGCGATCGCAGGCCAGTCAGCTCATGCAAGGCTGGCTGAATGAGGAGATTCCCCCAGTCCTCTCGGGGGCCATCTTGGCAGCGTTGCAAGCCAAAGGGGTAGACAGGGAGGAACTGGTGGGGATGGCCCAGGTTCTACAATCTCTCAGTCACGCGACAACTGAGGCCCCTCTCCCGGAACCCCGTATTGATACCTGCGGTACAGGCGGCGATGGGGCCTCGACGTTTAATATCTCCACTTCGGTGGCCTTTGTGGCAGCGGCGGCGGGGGTGACGGTGGTTAAACATGGCAATCGCTCGGCGTCGAGCAAGGTGGGTTCGGCGGATGTGTTGGAAGCCTTGGGGATTAATCTACAAGCTCCCAGTGAACGGATTGAGGCGGCGGTGTCTGAGGTGGGGGTGACGTTTCTGTTTGCTCCCGGTTGGCACCCGGCGATGAAGGCGGTGGTTCCGCTACGGAAAACGCTGAAAGTGCGGACGGTGTTTAATCTTCTGGGGCCGCTGGTGAATCCCCTGCGTCCGACGGGACAGGTGATGGGGGTCTATGATCCGAGTTTGTTGAGCATTTTAGCTGGGGCCTTGGGTCAGTTGGGAACCCAGCGGGCCATTGTCCTCCATGGCCGAGAACGTCTCGATGAGGCGGGATTGGCGGATATTACGGATTTGGCGGTGTTGGAGGGGGGCCAGGTGACTTCTCAAGAACTCAATCCCCAAGAGTTAGGTCTGACGTTGGCTCCCACGGAAGCCTTGCGGGGTGGGGAGATTGAGGAGAATACGGAGATTTTGCGATCGCTCCTCCAGGGAAAAGGGACCCCGGCCCAGCAAGATGTGGTGGCCCTAAACACGGCCCTAGCATTACAGGTGGCGGGAACGGTTCCCATGGGGGACACCACAGGGGGGATTGCGATCGCCCGCGACATCCTAAAAAGTGGCGCTGCCTGGGATAAACTAGAGGCACTGGTCCGCTTCTTAAAGCCCTAG
- a CDS encoding universal stress protein, which yields MNTILLCTDGSSFAEKSYYYGSWLAHRLSAEVSVLFVTDIRSQQVASTGNLSGSIGIGSSQDLLKKLVDLEHEKAKINNQRAKFILEKAKKILGNTGLKAINLIHKTGFLVDCFHEFEQEADLVVLGKRGEAAEFASGHLGANLERIVRSSKKPCFVTSRNYHDIERVLVAYDGSKTAKKMLNFLIESPIFKDLEIHVVTIAKTAEDSVGISRIEEARHQLQDAGITPVCSLQTGEPEQVMGKYIEDYNIHLLVMGAYGHSRIRHLVIGSTTAQMLRSSNIPVLLYR from the coding sequence ATGAACACAATTCTTCTCTGTACCGATGGTTCATCCTTTGCTGAAAAAAGCTATTACTATGGCAGTTGGTTGGCCCACCGCTTATCTGCTGAGGTAAGTGTCTTGTTTGTCACTGACATTCGCAGCCAGCAAGTCGCATCAACGGGCAATCTCAGCGGCAGTATTGGCATTGGCTCCTCCCAAGATCTGCTCAAAAAGCTGGTTGACTTAGAACATGAAAAAGCCAAAATCAACAATCAACGGGCTAAGTTCATCTTAGAAAAAGCCAAGAAAATTTTGGGAAACACCGGTTTAAAAGCCATCAACCTGATTCACAAAACAGGATTTCTTGTAGACTGCTTTCATGAATTCGAGCAGGAGGCCGATCTCGTGGTCTTAGGAAAACGAGGCGAGGCAGCTGAATTTGCATCAGGCCACCTCGGGGCGAATTTAGAACGCATTGTTCGCAGCAGCAAAAAGCCCTGTTTCGTCACCTCCCGCAACTACCATGACATTGAGCGAGTTTTAGTTGCCTATGACGGCAGTAAAACGGCCAAAAAGATGTTGAATTTTTTAATTGAATCTCCCATCTTTAAGGATTTAGAAATTCACGTCGTGACCATTGCCAAAACCGCCGAAGATTCCGTTGGCATTTCCCGTATTGAAGAGGCTCGTCATCAGCTACAAGATGCAGGAATCACCCCAGTTTGCTCCTTGCAGACCGGAGAACCTGAACAGGTTATGGGTAAGTACATCGAAGACTACAATATCCATCTGTTAGTTATGGGGGCCTATGGTCATAGCCGAATTCGTCATTTAGTTATCGGGAGTACCACCGCCCAAATGTTGCGCTCCAGTAACATTCCTGTGCTGCTCTACCGTTAA
- a CDS encoding DNA polymerase III subunit alpha gives MSFVGLHIHSDYSLLDGASQLQQLVDRAAELEMPAIALTDHGVMYGAAQLVKICRGKGVKPIIGNEMYVINGDITKQERRPRYHQVVLAKDNIGYKNLTKLTTISHLEGYQGKGIFSRPCVNKDLLAEYREGLIVTSACLGGEIPQAILRNRLDVARRIATWYKDTFGEDFYIEIQDHGSREDRVVNVELVRIARELDIEIIASNDSHYISCYDVEAHDALLCIQTGKSIIEDKRLRYSGTEYLKTAEEMAQLFRDHLEDDVIEEAIANTLKVAEKIKPYDLFGDTRIPDFPIPSGYTADTYLEDVAWAGLLDRLNAKSRSELSQEYKERLEFELKMMQQMGFSTYFLVVWDYIKFARDNNIPVGPGRGSAAGSLVAYSLRITNIDPVHHGLLFERFLNPERKSMPDIDTDFCIERRDDMIQYVTQQYGVDRVAQIVTFNRMTSKAVLKDVARVLDIPYKQADQMAKMIPVSRGKPEKLKVMISDATPVPEFKEAYDSDPIVQRWLDMAIRIEGTNKSTGVHAAGVIISADPIDEIVPLQRNKDGGITTQYPMEDLESMGMLKMDFLGLKNLTTIQKTLDLVEQSQGIHIDPDELAIHERKGQAILARNPESQLPKDIQKTYKLLAEGKLEGVFQLESSGMRQVVRDLKPSCIDDISSILSLYRPGPLDAGLIPKFINRKHGREEIVYDHAMLGSILKETYGVMVYQEQIMKIAQDMAGYSLGEADLLRRAMGKKKMAEMQKHHGIFIDGCAKNGVDKKTAEALFDQMIKFAEYCLTYETEVLTVEYGVMPIGKLVEERISCQVYTVDANGYIYTQPIAQWHDRGQQEVFEYQLEDGSIIRATPDHKFMTESGEMLAIDDIFERNLELKSIKPQLEVPIAS, from the coding sequence ATGTCTTTTGTCGGATTACATATTCATAGCGATTACAGTCTCCTCGATGGAGCCAGTCAACTGCAACAACTGGTCGATCGCGCCGCAGAACTGGAAATGCCCGCGATCGCCCTCACAGACCACGGCGTGATGTACGGCGCGGCGCAACTGGTGAAAATCTGCCGAGGCAAAGGCGTAAAACCCATCATCGGCAACGAAATGTACGTCATCAATGGCGACATCACCAAACAAGAACGCCGTCCCCGCTATCACCAAGTTGTCCTCGCCAAAGATAACATTGGCTATAAAAACTTAACCAAACTCACCACCATTTCCCACCTAGAAGGCTATCAAGGAAAAGGCATTTTCTCCCGTCCTTGCGTCAACAAAGACCTACTCGCTGAATATCGCGAAGGACTAATCGTCACCAGTGCCTGTTTAGGGGGCGAAATTCCTCAAGCGATTCTCCGTAACCGCCTCGATGTGGCCCGTCGTATTGCCACCTGGTATAAGGATACCTTTGGCGAGGATTTCTACATCGAAATTCAAGACCACGGCTCTCGTGAAGACCGAGTGGTGAATGTCGAATTGGTGCGAATTGCGCGGGAACTCGATATTGAAATTATTGCCAGTAACGACTCCCATTATATCTCCTGCTATGACGTAGAAGCTCATGACGCGCTGCTGTGCATTCAAACCGGGAAATCCATCATTGAAGATAAACGGTTGCGTTATAGCGGCACAGAATACCTGAAAACCGCCGAAGAAATGGCGCAACTGTTCCGCGATCACTTAGAAGATGACGTGATTGAGGAGGCGATCGCCAATACCCTCAAGGTTGCCGAAAAAATCAAACCCTACGACCTCTTTGGCGACACTCGCATTCCCGACTTTCCCATTCCCTCCGGCTACACCGCCGACACCTATCTCGAAGACGTAGCTTGGGCCGGCTTACTCGATCGCCTCAACGCCAAAAGCCGCAGTGAGTTAAGCCAGGAGTATAAAGAACGGCTGGAATTTGAACTGAAAATGATGCAACAGATGGGGTTCTCCACCTATTTCTTGGTGGTCTGGGACTACATCAAATTTGCCCGAGATAATAACATCCCTGTCGGTCCTGGACGTGGGTCTGCGGCGGGGTCTTTGGTCGCTTATTCCCTACGAATTACGAACATTGACCCAGTGCATCACGGACTCCTCTTTGAGCGGTTCCTAAACCCCGAACGGAAGTCAATGCCGGATATTGATACCGACTTCTGCATCGAACGTCGGGATGACATGATCCAATATGTCACCCAACAATATGGGGTGGATCGAGTGGCGCAGATTGTCACATTTAACCGCATGACCTCTAAAGCGGTTTTAAAAGACGTCGCGCGGGTGTTAGATATTCCCTACAAACAAGCCGACCAAATGGCGAAAATGATTCCGGTGTCGCGGGGGAAACCGGAAAAATTGAAAGTCATGATTTCTGATGCCACTCCGGTCCCGGAATTTAAGGAAGCCTATGACAGTGACCCCATTGTGCAACGGTGGCTGGATATGGCCATTCGCATTGAGGGAACTAACAAATCTACGGGAGTTCACGCGGCGGGGGTGATTATTTCCGCTGACCCCATTGATGAGATTGTTCCCTTGCAGCGCAACAAAGATGGGGGGATTACCACCCAGTATCCTATGGAAGATTTAGAGTCCATGGGGATGTTAAAAATGGACTTTTTGGGCTTAAAGAACTTAACCACGATTCAGAAAACCCTGGATTTAGTGGAACAAAGCCAAGGAATCCACATCGACCCCGATGAGTTAGCGATTCATGAACGGAAAGGTCAAGCAATTCTAGCGCGTAATCCCGAGAGTCAATTGCCGAAAGATATCCAAAAAACCTATAAACTCCTGGCTGAAGGAAAACTCGAAGGGGTGTTTCAGTTGGAGTCATCGGGGATGCGCCAGGTGGTGCGAGATTTGAAACCCTCTTGTATTGATGATATTTCTTCGATTTTGTCGCTCTACCGTCCGGGGCCGTTGGATGCGGGACTAATTCCTAAGTTTATTAACCGCAAACATGGTCGTGAGGAGATTGTGTATGACCATGCTATGTTGGGGTCGATTCTCAAGGAAACCTATGGGGTAATGGTGTATCAGGAGCAGATTATGAAAATCGCTCAGGATATGGCCGGCTATTCCTTGGGAGAAGCGGATTTACTGCGTCGGGCCATGGGTAAGAAAAAGATGGCGGAGATGCAGAAGCATCATGGCATTTTTATTGATGGTTGTGCCAAAAATGGGGTGGATAAAAAGACCGCTGAGGCGCTGTTTGATCAGATGATCAAGTTTGCGGAGTATTGTTTGACCTATGAGACAGAAGTTCTGACGGTTGAATATGGGGTGATGCCGATTGGTAAACTGGTTGAGGAACGGATTTCTTGTCAGGTGTACACAGTTGATGCTAATGGTTATATCTACACACAACCTATTGCTCAATGGCATGATCGCGGTCAGCAAGAGGTGTTTGAATATCAGTTAGAGGATGGTTCCATCATCCGGGCCACCCCAGACCACAAGTTTATGACAGAGTCGGGGGAAATGTTAGCGATTGATGATATTTTTGAGCGTAATCTGGAGTTGAAATCCATTAAACCGCAGTTAGAGGTTCCCATAGCCAGTTAA
- a CDS encoding SulP family inorganic anion transporter, producing MLYTFKRWFPNLHLRNLKGDFLGGLTVSIVALPLALAFGVSSGAGAITGLYGAIFVGTFAAIFGGTPSQISGPTGPMTVVMASVFTAQYGVEEGLTMSFTVVMLGGLFQIIFGALQLGTYITMMPYTVISGFMSGIGVIIVALQLGPFLGHPASASVLESARDLPTYLSEPNWPAVILGTVTLVIVFTWPRRLNRIVPSPLLALVVGTVMGLLFFGETELPVIGEIPSGLPELRLPEFEWEALRTMTGYGLMLATLGAIDSLLTSLVADNITRTEHDPNRELIGQGIGNMVAGLFGGLPGAGATMRTVVNVQGGGRTPLSGVVHSLCLLVVMLGAGRLTEPIPHAVLAGILIKVGINIIDWSFLRRAHRISLKATGLMYGVLFLTVFVDLITAVAVGVFFANLLTIKGLSELQAKQVKAIVSPSDESLNDEEQDLLQQAKGRLMLFAISGPMSFGSAKAISQQITMVNDYDVLVLDLSNVPRLGVTASLAIETMVLEANQNRRDVFLVGAHGRVLERLDRMEVIAALTREKVFESRVEALRQGVALIDTKSAARAEAGTSRRKR from the coding sequence ATGCTCTACACATTTAAACGGTGGTTTCCCAACCTCCACTTGCGTAACCTCAAGGGGGATTTCCTTGGGGGGTTAACAGTTTCGATTGTCGCGCTGCCCCTAGCCCTCGCCTTTGGTGTCTCCTCCGGTGCGGGAGCCATTACGGGGCTATATGGGGCCATCTTTGTCGGGACATTTGCCGCCATTTTTGGGGGAACCCCCTCGCAAATCTCCGGTCCTACGGGTCCGATGACGGTAGTGATGGCCTCCGTATTTACCGCTCAATATGGGGTCGAAGAGGGATTGACCATGTCCTTTACGGTGGTCATGTTAGGGGGCCTGTTCCAGATTATCTTCGGGGCCCTGCAACTGGGGACCTACATCACCATGATGCCCTACACGGTCATCTCCGGCTTTATGTCTGGGATTGGCGTGATTATTGTGGCCTTGCAACTGGGCCCCTTTTTAGGCCATCCCGCCTCAGCCAGTGTGCTGGAGTCAGCCCGGGATTTGCCCACTTATCTGAGTGAACCCAATTGGCCGGCGGTCATTTTAGGAACGGTGACCCTGGTGATTGTCTTCACCTGGCCGCGACGGCTGAACCGGATTGTCCCGTCGCCGCTGTTGGCCCTCGTGGTGGGAACCGTGATGGGCCTACTGTTTTTCGGGGAGACGGAGTTACCGGTCATTGGCGAGATTCCCAGCGGACTCCCTGAACTTCGCTTACCGGAGTTTGAATGGGAAGCCCTCAGAACTATGACTGGCTATGGTCTGATGTTAGCCACCTTAGGGGCGATTGACTCCTTACTCACCTCCCTAGTAGCTGATAACATCACCCGCACGGAACATGACCCGAACCGGGAACTGATCGGCCAAGGCATTGGTAACATGGTGGCGGGACTGTTTGGCGGTTTACCCGGTGCGGGGGCCACGATGCGAACGGTGGTCAATGTGCAAGGGGGAGGACGAACTCCTTTATCAGGAGTCGTGCATAGTTTATGTTTATTGGTGGTGATGTTGGGTGCCGGTCGCCTCACGGAACCCATTCCCCATGCGGTTTTGGCTGGAATTTTGATTAAAGTTGGTATTAATATTATCGATTGGAGCTTCCTAAGACGGGCCCATCGCATTTCCCTGAAGGCCACCGGCTTGATGTATGGGGTGTTGTTCCTGACGGTCTTTGTGGACTTGATTACCGCTGTTGCCGTGGGGGTGTTCTTCGCCAACTTGTTGACGATTAAGGGTCTAAGCGAGTTACAGGCCAAGCAAGTTAAGGCCATTGTTAGCCCCAGTGATGAATCCCTTAATGACGAAGAGCAAGACCTGTTGCAGCAAGCTAAGGGTCGCTTGATGCTCTTTGCCATTAGTGGTCCGATGAGTTTTGGCTCGGCGAAGGCCATTTCTCAGCAGATCACGATGGTGAATGATTATGATGTGCTGGTGTTAGATCTATCCAATGTTCCTCGCTTGGGGGTGACGGCCTCGTTAGCGATTGAAACGATGGTCTTGGAAGCGAACCAGAATCGCCGCGATGTGTTTTTGGTGGGGGCCCACGGTCGGGTGCTTGAGCGTCTCGATCGCATGGAGGTTATAGCCGCCTTAACTCGGGAAAAGGTGTTTGAATCTCGGGTTGAGGCGTTACGTCAGGGGGTGGCCCTGATTGATACGAAATCGGCGGCCCGGGCCGAGGCGGGAACGTCACGCCGTAAGCGTTGA